The Ziziphus jujuba cultivar Dongzao chromosome 1, ASM3175591v1 genome segment gtgtgttgattgtagggctataaataacattaccatcaaatatagacatcacattcctagattagatggtatgcttgatgagttgcatggtgcatgtttacaaaaatttggGAGATACTATTTGCTAATATCAAGAagtttgatgaacttgtatttcaagTATTTGTTGTGGTATATTTGACCCAGGaggttggttttggtttcaaccaaagaaggagaggattcccgaacaaaggaaatcaaaactcatgccaagGGGCGATGGATCTTTTctagttttggagaggataaatgacaatgcctacaaacttgatttaccggatgagtatagtgttagtgccacctttaatgttgctgatttatctccttttgctgcaggtgatgacttcgatttgaggacaaatcattttcaagaggaggggaatgatgcgaacctgtccgagctcgcacaaccgacgactcactggggtactgatccgatacggatgaagattggaccaatcactagggctcaacctaagagatttaaggacaaccttgctacctttatccagaaagtaatttattctcaaaagggcttgtccatacctgaagataaaagacctgttttaagtatccaagtggtggaggctgatacatcggatacccatatatcagacattttatatcggacaccctttcctcggacatctgatctcggacttcggacatcggagccttgcctcggacatctgacctaGGACTTTGGACATCGGACGTAACTTAGCTTGGACAGACATcggttagctcggacagacatcagttagctcgaacagatataagttagctcagacagacatcagttagctcggacagacataagttagttcggacagacataagttagcttgaaCATCAGGGatacataagttagctcggacatcagatgtaagtcagcttagttgtcaaactagtcaactcgttttctgatttgcatttgacttttctttttgggtttttatttatttattttttggacaaataactttaggaaggtttttattttattctttccattgtaaattaattaattcccaatttaatataaaggaattaattaatcaaacttagattaggaaaggaagtatagtttcggacaactaggtttctttatgtgtgtggccggttttacctagggtttttagggtttattttgtttctttcaaagcctatttaaagtctttttttttcaataagaacacaactttgatttgataaagaaaatacttgtgagattaattatctctttgttctttgagagcACCTAAAAcgccattagagaattggttgttttagcttgacttatcaataggttttccatccctattgtggcgtctacattataccaaggtttctaaccatagattggttaggggttgaggtccattccattagaacttgaacttaattgagatccgagctaatataatacgagtttaggagcaggtcgtcctaggttcgtatcagtgtTGGTTACCATACAAatagtgattacaaggatctagcacaACATCGTTGAAAATAATGATAAGCTTCTTCTTTATCAAGGTAGACAATCCTTTGAAGCTGCATGTTTTACGACACCTTACCTTCTATGATATTGAGGCTATTTGCATAAATCTTTACATGAGCCTTGTAAAGTATTTcacaaatatgttattgagTGACAACCATGGCACCTTTTATTTTCATGTGTCGATGTAAAAGTGATTGCTGTAGCCTACCTTGTCAAGGGCTATTCCTAAGAGTAGATTGAATTGAAGGTCTGGAACACATCGAACATCATTCAAAGTAATTGTATGTCCAATTTTGGTCTTTATATGAACATCACCAGTTCCAGCAATCTTCTTAAAGCTGGTATTTTCCATCTTCATTGTGTCAAAGCTTCCTACTTTATACGCTTTGAAAAACTCTATGTACAGAGTAATGTGGTAGGATGCTACAACATCGACTGCTCACTCTCCTTTAATAGTGACTAATGTCTCACCATACTTATTTGGCTAACTACTTTTCTATCATTGTTCTCTTAACATCTTTCTGTAGTATTTCTTCAAGTGACCTTCTCGGCCATAATAATTGCACTTGTAAGTTAGCCTCCTTCCATCAGTGGATATGCCTCTAATCTGGCTTCTACTTCTCCCCATATCTTGACTAGCTTGTTGTTATCTCCCTTGTTTCTTTGATAAAGGTTTATGTTTGGTCATTTCCTATGTCCTTTATTTTGGCCTCCTTATTAAATAAGGCATCCATTACAATAGCCATGGTAAGTTTACCATTTGGTGCTGAATTGTTGACAGAGACTATCAATGTCTGCTAGTACATATGAAGCTAAGAAGTAGGAGTGTGTATCCTTCAGTTTCTTCCAGATGTATGCATTTGTCTCCTTTATAACTGATGAAAGACACCATGATTGATCCACAATCGGATTTGATCgattgttttcttgtttagcTTCTTTAGTGGGATCGGAATTCTTTCCTTTGGCATACAAAAGGTCAAACAAATTTTTGCAATTGAGGAAATCTTCTATCTTAGGTCTCCAAAGAGTATAATTAGTGGCAATAACCTTAATCATAGCTCCCAAATATGATTCTTCCATTGGCATATTGCTTTACAATggcttgataaaaaaatttgagctGAATTTGACAAAATAGAGTCCACCAAAGCATCCCGAACAGTAAACAAAcattgaatttgactttttccaAGTCAAAATCTAAATCTCGTAAAACTTAGTGTAAAAATGcaattttcaaaagttttgtATCGAACTGCAAATgccaaaaattttggaaaaaactgcaaatacaaaaaaaaaaaaaaaaataggggtgtttttgtgatttttgaaaatttagtgACTAGTCCAGACATGGTGGATGATGTAGTTGATTAGTTGATGTGTCATTGATATGGTACCCCATGGCAGATGACCTGTCCAATGGCATGACACTGCTAATGTGTCACGACTCTTCACAGCTTGGCTTGGCTCCGTGCTCAGAGACTTGGCTTTGTGGCAGCCTCGTGGAGGCACATGGAGATCGGATTAGGCTCGTAGTCTTTGTCTTAGCTGCCTTATGTTATTCTCAAATATTTGTTTGGAACTCATCTGCAACAAACCTTATCTTTGAACCTTAGGCTTCGATACCACTTATTGTAATTCTCTTAAcataaaaacacataaaaaaaaaagaaaacaaaacataaaataattgagaagaaaaagatgtctCATTTCACTATGAAatcaatacaattttttttttcaaagctcTCTCTTTGAAGTCTTTAAAATCTGTGTTGTCTTGGTATAAGACTGAAAGCTTAGCACCTGTTTATAGGCTTAGAAATTAACTTAGCTATCAAGTAAACTTAACTACTAGGTAAACTTagagaacaaataaaaaccttaaTGGGCTGGGCTTTTAAGCGAAGGCTAGACCCTacattaataaattgaattttagatCATTCATAATGAACCCCATCATTATGGTAACTTGATGTAACACGAGATGTGGGTTTTTAGTTTGACACTTTAAGAAAGCAAGCACTTAAGAACTCAAGTTAGGCGCTATTGAGAGCGATTGAACTAAGATACATATGTTGATattaatgatataaaatattgaCATATGCTCTTTCTTAGAGAAACGAAAGGAAGATCACCATAACATGTAGTTTGAAAAAATACATGTGTGCTAAGCAACCACAAAGGAAACTGAGTGATGGGAGATGTAGTTCTTGCACGCACAATGGGTAGTTACGCCATGATGGGTGGTTACTGATAATTGGCTAAAAATAGATTTAGGTAATGGGCAGTGTTTATTTTGAAAGAAGTATCTTGTGTGAAGGGCAGATGTAGTTCATGCACCCATGATAATGGGTAGTTACACCATGATGGGTGGTTATTGATAATTGGCTTAAAATGGGTTTAGGTAACGGGTAGTTTTCTAGGAGTAAACTTTGGttggttctatatatatatatttatagataaacTCCCATTATGTTTTGGTTGCAAGTATGTGTAGACACTATAAAGAacctaaagaaaaaaataggttttttttttttttttttttaatttatgtaatcTTTGTTGATAATTACACTGATGATTACAAAAGAGTctataagaacaaaaaatatacaaaGAAGAAAGCTAATAAATAGTATTAAGCCCTTTTTAAAAATGTTCTTTTGTATGAGAAAATTTCCTCGTGTAGCATGTCAACTCAATTTCCTTTGAAGGAattcttttcttatttgaattcttctttattgcttgtttccttttctgttgattgattcttttttttattatttgaattcttctttattacttctttcattttctattgATTAATTCTCCATTAGCTCTTTGATTGGTAATCCACTTGTATCCTTATCATGCCCCCTCAAGCTTGTGATTGTTGTCAAAGGTAACGCTtcaagcttgaattttgaaTTGTTGAAATTTGTCACTTGGTAATGGTTTAGTTTGTATCAACAGTTTGAAGATAGGTTggaatatatttggtaattaaGTGTCCAATTGCAACCTTCTCTATGACAAAGTGGTAGTTAATCTATATGTGCTTTGTGTGTCCATGAATAATAAGATTTATTGTTGTGAGTAGTGCACTGACATTATCACAAAGTAAATGAGGTCTCTAAGTAAAGTGACCCCGATGTCATTTAGTAGAAAACTGATCCATGTTATTTCAGCTATAGCAGTAGCCATTGCTTTGTACTCTGGTTTTGTGCTTGATTTAGCCTTGGTTGGTTACTCCTTTGATGATTGTGAGATGCAATTTACTTTAATAAAGATACAGTTTCCATTGGTGCTGCAACGTGTTATTAGACAGTCTCCCAAGTCAACATCATAAAAATATGATAGATTTTATGAGCTTTATTGAAGAAATCAAAGCCCATAATCCATTGTTCCTTTGAGATATCGAAGTATGCTTTTAACCTTTCGAAGATGTAGCATAGTTGGATTCTAGAAGTTTTAATACACCTTCCTTTTGCTTGTGTAATATCTGGACATGTAAAGGTTAGATATTGTAAGTTTCCTACCAAACATCTGTACTCAGTTGGATTGATTGAATATTGATCATTCACTTTGCATTCTCTTGGTTTCCATTGGAGTTTTGATGTGTGTTGCTTCAATCATCTTAGCTCGAGTGAGAAGATCTTGTGTAAATTTGGCTTGTGTAAGAACCATGCCCCCAGGAAAATAGCTAGCCTCTATGCTAATGAAATAATGAAGCTTTCCAATGCCTTTAATGGCAAACTCCTTGCTTAAATTCAATATGAGTTTATTAAAAAGTTCATGATTGTTGCTTGTCAAGAGTGAATCATCAACATAGATATGAAGCAACACAATAGAATTGTTTTATGAAGCACAAATAGTGATGAATCTGCTTTACTACACATGAAGCTatgagaaattaaaaattgtgaTAATCTATCAAACCAGTCTATAGGAGCTTGTTTGAATGCATATAATGATCATTTTAGGAGACAAACATGATAAGGATGAGTCGGAGAAATAAAACATGGAGGTTGTTCTGTATAAAATTTCCCTTTGTTATCATATGATATGTATTTCCTTTTGGCCGAGGATTTTCTAATATTGTGGCAAGTATATgcaaatcaacaaaaatattattttgtatacCTTTAGGGTTTTGAATGGAGATTTTGTTTACTTTTGCATTTTCATCATTTGAGGTTTCTGCTGAATTTTTTGTGGATGGTGATTGTTCAAGCTTGATTGTATGACTGCCATTGGTTGTTGTAGGACTACTGTGATCAATTGTTGGTTAGATAGGAGTTGTAATTGAAGCAAAACTTGTTGAGCTCATCTTTTGATGCTCTGCTGGTTTTGTACAAACACACTTGTCAGTTTTTAAATAATCATTCATACGTTTGTGCCGATGTAGTGGCTTTGAGATCTTGGTGCTGCAATTAGTTTTAACATTCAAGGAAAATTTATTGGTTATAtctaattttccaattttttcttaaaagattGATAAGATAAATTTGTTTCATTAACACCTACATTTCTAGAAATGTAAATGCGATTTGTAGAAGGATACAAACATCGCAAATCTTTATCTTGAGAgtggtaaccaacaaatacactaggtaaaattttctttgaaaatttgttttgcCATAGTCTTGCAGATGTGGATAACATCTATAACCAAAAGTTCTCAATTATGCATAGTCAGAATGTTTATTAAAAAGATGAAAACAAGgagttttgatttttaaaacatttatacGTAAATGATTTAAAAGATAAGCTATAATTAGAAAAGCTTCACTGACGCAAATCTGCCTGAACTCGTACAactgacaacctgctggggtgccgatAGGATACGGATAAAGACCCGGCCGGTCAccagagctcaagctaagagtttAGGGACAAACTTGCTACCTTTATCcggggagtaattcattctcaagagggcttgtccatacccgaagatccaagatcTGTTTTGAACATACAAgtgtggaagccgatacgggcccgggtagcgattttggtacatttaagGAGTTCGAGCAGCATGAATTGGTTCCACCGCTTCATGGAGTGAATACATATgtttaagaggatatggaatcaattcaaggaaGATTCAAACCCATCCAAAAATGGGCTATGCGCATGGATTGAAGAATTAGtcgtttttgttgtattttccactggatttactgtattttgctgagttgggtttttctctttcttccaagcaagggaaacatgtgggactccataataagcttatttagcatcctaaaaagcatattgaatctgatttggagctcaaattggtcaaagattggtcaaagtcaacttagtcaaaaagctagtattttagtttcctaatttgattctgcttttggttttaggaaattaccattactttttggactttatttatttatttgctggacaaataagtttaggaaagttattattttaatattttcattgtaaattaattaattaattaatccaatttagattaggaaagtatgCAAGTTTCGGCCACCTTTAGGAAACAACTAGCATGGccagtttttttcctttttgttttaggattttattttgttttctcttagcctataaaatggCTTGTTTTTGAGTAAGAAcataccattaataatatacagaaatttatttgtgagattgaattctctttgttcttttgaatacATAAAAccccattagtgaatgagtgttttagtttgacttatcaataggccttccatcccctattgtggcgtcttcattatataccaaagtttctaatcaaagattggttaggggtcaaggtaacCATTAGGACTTGAACAGAATtggatccaggctaatataatatgggtttaggtgtAGGTCGTCCTCGATTTGTCTCATTCAACCCATAACTTCAATGGAACATTGGCATGGAACATCATAATGAGTCCTATTTCAACTATGCTTCTATGCTTCCTTTCTGCAATTCCATTTTGTTTAGGTGTACTTGGACAAGACATTTAATGGAAGATTTCACATTTATATAAATGTTGTTGAAAAAAAGTTGATTTAAACTCACCAACTCTGTCGCTTTGAAAATTCTTTATTCgatcatcaaattgattttctgCTAACCTCTGAAATTTGAGGAAACACTCaaagaaatcaaatttcttCATTAAAGGATATAGCCATGTATACTTGAAAAACCATCAACAAATATAGCATAGAATCGAAAATTTTGAGAAGAAATTGTTGGGGTAGAGTCCCCATAAATCACAGTGAACTTTTTCCAAGAGAAacttagaaattttatttgataaaccaAAAGAGAGTCTGCAACTTTTGCCTAATTGACAACTTTCACAAATACTAAATTTGTTTAACATTCTAGAAACATTAATAATGTCTTTTGACtgtaaaattcttaaaatcttGTAATTTAGGTGTCCTTATTTTTTATGGCAGGTCTCTTAAGATGCCTTTATTGCATTTAGAGCTTGATGTTCTTCTCCATCAAGGACATAGAACTTTCCTTTTGTATGTCCCATTGCTAGGATTTTGTTGTTGCAATCTTTTATAATGAATCCATtagaagaaaactaaaaaatgcAATCATTATCTTTGGGCAATTGACTAACAAATAAAAGATTCTTTTTCAATTCTAGAGCCACTCAAACATTTTTGAGTTTTAAATCTCCTTTGTTTGTTTTGACCATTATGTTACCAATATGAATTATTAAAAGTCCATGTCCATTTGCAACATATATGCTATCATTACCTATAGAAGGAGATGAATTAAAATCTTACCAGCATCATTATTCATGTGTGTTTTGTACTTGAGTCTGCATAAAAGTTTTCATCATTCTCTGCAACTTTGAAGGCTGCCAGTGCCTCTGGAATTTGCTTTTCAGTGGAGGAATGGTTGAATTTGTGCTAGCAATCTATAGCAATATGATTTGGCTTATCACATATTCGTCGAAAATCTTACCTTGAGGTTTTTGGTTTGTGCCATGATCATTGTATGGTTGTTGTTCTAGTTTCCTTTTATCTGTATTTCTACTTTACCTTCCTACTAGTGTAACTCTTTtccttttgaatttaatttgccACCTTGAATGTATATCCTTTCCCTTTGCCTTGTTGTCCAAAGAAAGCTTGATTTTGATATAACTCTTATTTGCTGGcctcaatttcattttcaatCATTTGTTCATGACTTTAGAGTGCTAGAACAAATTGATTAAATGAAAGATAGGATGGTTTCATGAGTATAGTTATTTCAAAGTTTTTATAACTTGGTTAAAGTCCTTTAGCAAATGAAAACACTTTGTCCACATCTGAAACAGGGGCATCAAAGGCACTATGATTATCACAAACTTGTTTAAACTTTCATTGATATTCATCGATTGAAGAGGATCCCCTTTTCAGGGAGGCAAGTTGATCCTTAAAGAGATGCTTTTCTCTTTTGCTGTAGGTAGCAATTGATCTTCTATTCATTTCCAAGAGAGAATAGGCATTGTCTATTCCCACATTAAGACTCAAAATGTCATTGACATTGCACTAAGTAACCATATTGTCAATAACCCATTGTTATTAATCTAGTTGGTATAATTTGGATTTAACACCAGAATCTCCTTTTCATCCAACAAAAATTCACATGGTGGTTTAGGACTAATGAGATAATTAGGAATGCCAAGAGTTCAAAACAATGGGATGGTTTGTGATCACTGAAGGAGAAAATTTAGTTATTGAGTTTCACAGGGAACAAGTAGAACTCTAATGAAAAACTTGAATTGAGAGAATTGGTTCTGTTGGAAGATTTGTAGATGATTTTGAAGGAATTTTGGTTTGAGATGTTGTTTCAGTCTAGGAATCCATGATAACAGAGATCTTTGCGAAATTtgaatgctctgataccatgaagaaattaaaagaaagcctttttttatttatgtaatcaTGGTTGATAATTACATTGATGATTACAAGAATATTTATAAGTAGGAgtgggcatggattggattggttcggttttggatcaaaatacaatccaatacaTACTTTTCGAATTatctaatataaaatccaatccaaaccattaaaatgttaaaaccaaaccaaaccaaaccatttatgatcagttttgtttggattggttaatcggtttgaaacttactagtctataaatatataatataaataaaaagttttccaaatataaaatataaataataaattatagttatccaaacataaaatacaattaacatAATCCAACATAGTCATCATTTCACTCCtacaatagaaaataaagaagaaaaggcGGCAAGGCAGGTAAATGTTTAGGGTTCCAATTCAATTTGGGAATTGGGCATGGGATTgatgggttaaaaaaaaaaatatatatatatatatattaaaaattaatatataaaaatgaaaaaaaatatattaaaaactagtatgtaaaaatgaaaaaaatattaaaaattaatatataataatgaaaaaaatatttaaaattaatatataaaaatgaaaaaaaatagaaaatatataattttttaattatataatatattatttgggttgggttggattggattgaatATATTTTCAACCCATAACCAAttcaatccaaataatttataatattttgaacccaatccaatccaattgatataaaaatacaatccaaaccgttaaaaatgtaTTGGATTGGTAAATTTGAAcaggttggattggattttgcccatccctatttataagaataaaatatatacaaagaagaaggttaataaatattattaagccCATTTTAAAAAAGATTCTTTGTATGACAAAATTTTCTTGTGTAGCAAGTCAACTCAATTACTAACGGTCCTCTTGACACCTTTTCCTTTGAAAGAattcttttcttatttaaattcttctttattgcttCTTTCCTTTTCTGTTGATTGATTCTTGCTTTTCTTATTtgaattcttctttattgcttCTTTCCTTTTCTGTTCATTAATTCTTCATTAGCTCTTTGATTGGTAGTCCACCTGTATCCTTATCAGAACCCAACTCAAAAAACAAGAGAGAGCATTTAGAGAGTAAATTCTCTGTATTTTCTAGATCTGAGACAGGCCATAGTGTGAACAGAGGAGATGTTCCTTTATTGTGATTTTCTTCCAAGGCCAAAAATCGTGATACATATCATTTTCGTTTTTGAACATTCAATTTCGCATTTAAAGCTTCAGTTTTGACGGTAGTAGTCACATAGAGCATAAACAGTCTGGACAATGGtgattgcaaaaagaaaaacagccGCAACAAGGGAAATAATGGACCATGGATTTCTAAAGTATGTATGTATAAGATTTGCACGCCACTTATTCCATGGCTGTTTGCAGTACTTGTTAATACTTTTATACACCATATCCAAGCTACTTTCTGGATCCAAAGTCACATCCTTGGACATTGAGTTGAACAGCTTAGCGACAGCGTTATCGCTTCCAATGGCATTGTGAATGATCCCTCTTGAATGCAACAGAGCAACATCTAATGCACTGTCTATGATGTTGTCCATGAAGAAGATATACGACGTCACGTCATTGCCTACGCCTACATGGAAGCGCTCGAAAGCCATCAGGTTCAGGAACATCGACTCAGTTGTATCGTCAACCACGATCACCGGAAGCCTCAGGACACCTCCAGAAAAGGAGATGTCCTTGAGACTTGTCGTTCGACTTTTCTTGAATCTGATTCCGGCTTCGTCAAGCTCTATTGCTGATCGAATTATCCCTTCGCCGCCTATAACATTCATATTCGATGGTTGATATGACTTTCCTTTGGGTTCCTGAAGTAGGCTCTTTCTATGTACATCCAATACGTGCAGGCACTTCCCCAGTTTAGGCACATTGTCCGTGATCTCAAAGAACAATATTATGAGCTTGTTTAAAAATTCTTCATCCTCCTGCATATCACCATGAAATGGATTAATTAACAAACTAATATTGATCGAACAGTTAAATACATACATTACATAATCTACTTTATTACGTTGGAAACATGTGTTACTTCAATCAATGATTTAGATTTACAactgaaaaattgaaattagaaaCTATAGTAGTTCTGGCTTCGTAATAGttcaaaacatataatttatatgaacATGTTCACAACAAATCAAAATTGTACATACATAATCAGAAAATCATCTATGTTGGATGTCATCGAACAGCTTATATCGGGAacttttatatttgataatGATTAAGCTGCTATATTACtggataaatatgaataaagctGGGCAAGATAGGCTATtagaataaaatcatatatatttatataaactgAACCTGATAATTGGCATGGTCACTCTCAACAGCAAGCAGCTTGTCCAACACCAACATGGGCAACTGATTCTCAAGCATCAACATGTCGCGCCTGATGTACGGCATAATGTAGAGCTTACCATGACTACTGAAGATGGGATCGTTTGGAGAATAGTCATTGGATTTATGACTATAATAAGATCTTAAAACTTCTAACATGAAACACCCATCAAGGATCATCAGCTGCAAGAACCTACCCGTGTCTTCTTTCCACTCGGGATCTAGCGGTTCATAAGCATCTTTAAGATTCTGAGCAACTTCAGCTAGCGAGCTCGTCAACATCTCGATTGGTTTCCCACATCTCTTGAGGAAATGGAGAAGAGCACGGTGCTTGTGCTCCTCCATTGACAGAAGATGATGTTGTCCATGGTGGTAGGGACC includes the following:
- the LOC107423605 gene encoding UPF0481 protein At3g47200; translated protein: MGDRLLQQWVCDVNEGLKNMVDLPTETNHWKKRSIYRIPTCVTDLNKKAFKPQIISFGPYHHGQHHLLSMEEHKHRALLHFLKRCGKPIEMLTSSLAEVAQNLKDAYEPLDPEWKEDTGRFLQLMILDGCFMLEVLRSYYSHKSNDYSPNDPIFSSHGKLYIMPYIRRDMLMLENQLPMLVLDKLLAVESDHANYQEDEEFLNKLIILFFEITDNVPKLGKCLHVLDVHRKSLLQEPKGKSYQPSNMNVIGGEGIIRSAIELDEAGIRFKKSRTTSLKDISFSGGVLRLPVIVVDDTTESMFLNLMAFERFHVGVGNDVTSYIFFMDNIIDSALDVALLHSRGIIHNAIGSDNAVAKLFNSMSKDVTLDPESSLDMVYKSINKYCKQPWNKWRANLIHTYFRNPWSIISLVAAVFLFAITIVQTVYALCDYYRQN